From the Pediococcus acidilactici genome, the window TTTGTCGGCACGTTCATCTTAATTTTACTTGGGGACGGTGTGGTTGCTGGTGTAACCCTGAAAAAATCCAAAGCAGAGGGTGCGGGCTGGATCGCAATCTCACTTGGCTGGGGATTGGCAGTTACCTTAGGGGTGTATACCTCCGCCTTTCTAAGCCCAGCCCACTTGAACCCGGCCGTGACCCTGGGAATGGCAATGGCTGGCAAATTTGCCTGGGCCAACGTGATTCCTTACTGCATTGCCCAAACTCTGGGCGGAATCCTCGGCGGGGTATGTGTTTGGATCCATTACTATCCCCACTGGCAAGCCACTAAGGATGCCGATGCCATTCGGGGAATCTTTGCCACCGGACCGGCGATTCGTAATTACGCGATGAACTTCATCAGTGAAGTAATCGGAACTTTTGTTTTGGTATTCGCCCTGTTAGCTTTCACCCGGGGCAACTTCACCGATGGTTTGAATCCGATCGTGGTCGGCATTTTAATCACCGCCATTGGATTATCCCTTGGAGGGACGACCGGTTACGCAATTAACCCGGCACGGGATTTAGGTCCGCGGATCGCCCACGCCATTCTTCCAATCGCCAATAAGGGCAATTCCGACTGGGCGTATAGTTGGGTTCCTGTATTTGGTCCGATGGTCGGCGGCGCATTAGGTGCCTTGTTATTTAACGTGTTACCGTAGTTCACAACTGCGCATTCATTAAAACGTATGCGAACAAACTAAGAAATTTTTTCACA encodes:
- a CDS encoding aquaporin family protein; protein product: METSLWMQLVGEFVGTFILILLGDGVVAGVTLKKSKAEGAGWIAISLGWGLAVTLGVYTSAFLSPAHLNPAVTLGMAMAGKFAWANVIPYCIAQTLGGILGGVCVWIHYYPHWQATKDADAIRGIFATGPAIRNYAMNFISEVIGTFVLVFALLAFTRGNFTDGLNPIVVGILITAIGLSLGGTTGYAINPARDLGPRIAHAILPIANKGNSDWAYSWVPVFGPMVGGALGALLFNVLP